TCAATAATGCGTTTCATATCACGGTAGGCCTGTGCCCAGGATTCGAAGCGCTCGATGTTTTCTTGCATTGCCGTATCGTGGGCGCTGAACCGCTTCATCAGGTCTTCGACCTGCTGATCGCGCTGGGACATCACGAGGCTCTGGGAATCAATGAATTGTTGGATCTGGTCGCGGCGGTCGCGTTCTGTATTCTGGATTTCCTGGACACGGCGTTCGTTACGCAGGGCCAGGTCTTCCAACAGTTCCATTTTGGGGCGCACGTTGTCGATCTGTTTTTTAATATCAGGCAGTTCTGTTTCAATCTCGGATATGCGGCGGGCATCTTGACGGCGCTGTTCTTCCAGGAAGGCCAGACGGCGATCCGGTTCTTCCAGCTTCTTTTCCAGGTCATCAGCACGCTGCTGCAAAATAACGACCTGATCGGAGACACGGCTGCCTTCTGTCTTGACTTCGCCAATGCTGCCAGCGTCTCTCTGGATTTTATCCAGCCGTTCTGTCATGTCGCGGATGGTGCGCATGATACCTTCACGGTTTAGCTCTGAGCGGCGCTCGGCTTCGCGCTCTGCTGTCAGACGGCGCGATTCGCTGTTTTCCAGCAAGAGGCGCATCTCGTTACGCACAGCGTCCATCATATCGCCATTTTGTGAAACCGGCCCCTTGCTCTCTCTGATGACTGTTTGGTCAGATTCTACGTTATTCAGGCGGCGCTGTAACGTATCTATCGTCTCCTGTTGTTGGGCAAGGCGCTCTTCCATGGTGGCAATGACGGACTTATCGCGTCGGCGTTCTTCGTCGAGCCACTCGATCATTCGCGCAATTTGATTCATATCCATAAAGCAGAAACCTCATTTCACCATGCAAATTGAGCTTTAGGAGTCGTCTTGCAGGGTATTCTCGTCCAGAACTGAATCGTTGAGATTATATCACATGGCGATTCAGGTACGATACTCGTATTCTACTCGCCGTATTCTATACAATGATTGCGGCACAGTTTATACTGTCGGTGTAAAATGCTAAAGTAAATAATCCGTTAGCAAGAGATTGGAAGCGTGTTCCATGTATATGACGCGCGAAAAACTGGAAGAAATGGAAGCTCAGATTCTGGCCCCTTATGCGTTGCTGAGCAAGAACAGCAAAGGGCGTGTTTATCCAGATCACGAGCCAGATTATCGCACGGCGTTTCAGCGGGACCGAGATCGCATCGTCCATGCTGAGGCATTCCGCAAGCTGGAATATAAGACGCAGGTGTTCGTCAATGACCTGGGCGATTATTATCGGACGCGCCTGACGCATACCCTGGAAGTGGCGCAGATTGGCCGCACATTGGCACGAGCTTTAGGGGCGAATGAGGATCTTGTTGAGACGATTTGCCTTGCTCATGACTTGGGGCACCCGCCATTTGGGCATTCCGGCGAATATATCCTCAATGATCTTATGGCTGATCACGGTGGCTTCAATCACAATCACCAGAGTTACCGTGTGGTGACTGAATTGGAACGGCGTTACCCAGATTGGCCGGGGCTGAATCTTTCCTTTGAGACCTTAGAAGGTATCGCCAAGCACGAGACAGATTATGATTTGAGCGTCGTCGCGGATTATGACCCCACTCTGTGTGGCAGTTTGGAAGCACAAATTTCCAATATCGCGGATGAACTGGCTTACAATGCGCATGACCTTGATGATGGCTTACAGGCTGGCTTACTAACGCCCCAGCAAATGGAAGGTGTGGCTATCTGGCGCCTTTTGTGCGAGCGGTTGGATTGGCAGGGTTGTATCCTGAGCGAAATTGATCGCCATCGGTTCATTCGGGAACTGGTGGGCTTACTCGTTGGCAGTGTCATTGATGAAACGCTCAAGACATTGCAAGCGATTCATGCCCAATCCCCAGATGATGTGCAAAAACATAGTAAAAATGTGGTTGGGTATTCGGTAGAACAGGCTAATCTAAATCGAGAACTCAAGGATTTCCTGTACCATAACATGTACTATCATTGGCGTGTGACGCGCATGAAGCACCGGGCAGAGCATTTTGTGCAGCATCTGTTCGAAAGCTATATTGCGGAGCCGCGCCAACTGCCGCCGGATTATCAGGCGCAAATTGATGTGCGGGGCTTGCATCGTGTCGTCGCGGATTATATCGCGAGTATGACGGATCGCAGCGCGGTATTGGAGTATCGCCGCCTGTTTGACCCCATGACACGCCCATAGTTGTCGTGCACAGCCGCACTCCCATAGGCGAACATCAGGTGAAACTTTTATGACGAATGAAACACTTCTCAACGGTCGCTACGAGCTCCAGGCACAGCAAGGCTCTGGCGGTATGTCGGTCATTTATAAGGCGTTGGATCGTGAATTGCAGCGTACTGTGGCCGTCAAGATCTTACGGCCCAGCCTGACGCAAGATCCTTCATTTCTGGAAAAATTCCGCAATGAAGCGCGTAGTGTTGCCAATTTATCACATCCCAATATCGTGACTGTGCATGATGTCGGCAGCGATGGCAGTGCACATTATATTGTGATGGAATTTGTTGAAGGCCAGGACCTGAAGAAGATCATCAAAGCACGTGGGGCACTCCCTGTTGACCGTGTGGTTGATCTCGCTATCCAGATTTGTGGGGGTATCGGCTATGCGCATCGGTCTGGTTTGGTACACGCTGATGTGAAGCCGCAAAATATCCTGGTGACTTCACAAGATATTGTCAAAGTGACGGACTTTGGTATTGCCCAGGCTCTGAGTGATACGCAGCCGCAGCAGCGGGCCAGTGTCGTGTGGGGCAGCCCGCATTACTTCGCCCCAGAGCAAGCACGTGGTGAGCAACCAACGCCCGCGGCTGATGTCTATGCCATTGGTATCGTCATCTTTGAGATGCTAACCGGG
The Phototrophicus methaneseepsis DNA segment above includes these coding regions:
- a CDS encoding deoxyguanosinetriphosphate triphosphohydrolase, with the protein product MYMTREKLEEMEAQILAPYALLSKNSKGRVYPDHEPDYRTAFQRDRDRIVHAEAFRKLEYKTQVFVNDLGDYYRTRLTHTLEVAQIGRTLARALGANEDLVETICLAHDLGHPPFGHSGEYILNDLMADHGGFNHNHQSYRVVTELERRYPDWPGLNLSFETLEGIAKHETDYDLSVVADYDPTLCGSLEAQISNIADELAYNAHDLDDGLQAGLLTPQQMEGVAIWRLLCERLDWQGCILSEIDRHRFIRELVGLLVGSVIDETLKTLQAIHAQSPDDVQKHSKNVVGYSVEQANLNRELKDFLYHNMYYHWRVTRMKHRAEHFVQHLFESYIAEPRQLPPDYQAQIDVRGLHRVVADYIASMTDRSAVLEYRRLFDPMTRP